In Arachis stenosperma cultivar V10309 chromosome 1, arast.V10309.gnm1.PFL2, whole genome shotgun sequence, one DNA window encodes the following:
- the LOC130982226 gene encoding uncharacterized protein LOC130982226 has product MQELRHRVQNLERQLADQEHDRRTTDPTYSPSPESRERDSHRSHPRHASASRTEAESTREDSPIPRRRNNTIIYSRGKEAYHTGRDREGGEGRLARTRQPVIMGATPFHRSILEVRLPKHFDKSTDMRYDGTQDPLEHLTAFEARMNLEGVGDEVSCRAFPVTLAGPAIRWFNGLPQGSIYGFSDISRAFLAQFTTRIAKAKHPINLLGITQRPGEPTRKYLDRFNDECLEIDGLTDSVASLCLTNGLLNEDFRKHLTTKPVWTMHEIQTVAKEYINDEEVSQVVAANKRYSGYNQPRQQGNGERHKEQAKEGGPTKAHRSFPRIGKFTKYTPLTLPIVEVYQQIAERGILSKPRPLKDRTGGNKSLYYDYHKGYGHQTQNCFDLRDALEQAIRDGKLSEFSHLIRELRRQQRDQDSEEAKT; this is encoded by the coding sequence ATGCAGGAGCTACGCCACAGAGTCCAGAATCTGGAACGACAACTAGCTGATCAGGAGCACGATCGACGGACCACCGATCCTACGTACTCCCCGTCTCCAGAGAGCCGGGAGAGAGATTCCCACCGAAGTCACCCCCGGCACGCCTCCGCTTCCAGAACGGAAGCGGAAAGCACCCGAGAAGACTCTCCCATCCCGAGAAGACGAAACAACACAATCATCTACTCCCGAGGTAAGGAAGCGTACCACACGGGACGAGATCGCGAGGGCGGGGAAGGAAGGCTTGCGAGGACGCGGCAACCCGTGATAATGGGCGCCACCCCGTTCCATCGGTCCATCCTTGAGGTTCGGTTGCCGAAGCACTTCGACAAATcgacggacatgaggtacgacggaACTCAAGACCCTCTGGAACACCTCACGGCTTTCGAGGCTAGAATGAATCTGGAGGGAGTAGGGGACGAGGTGAGTTGCCGGGCCTTCCCGGTCACCCTAGCCGGACCCGCGATCCgatggtttaacggcctcccgCAGGGATCCATCTACGGATTTTCGGACATCAGCCGTGCCTTCTTGGCTCAGTTCACAACGCGGATAGCAAAGGCAAAACACCCGATCAACCTGCTCGGGATAACCCAGAGACCCGGGGAGCCGACCAGAAAATATCTGGATCGcttcaacgacgaatgcttggaaatTGACGGCCTAACCGACTCGGTAGCCAGCCTTTGCCTGACGAACGGCCTCCTGAACGAGGACTTTCGAAAACACCTTACCACGAAACCGGTTTGGACGATGCACGAGATCCAAACGGTGGCTAAGGAATACATAAATGACGAAGAAGTCAGCCAGGTCGTGGCCGCCAATAAACGGTACTCCGGCTACAATCAACCTAGGCAACAGGGTAACGGAGAGAGACATAAGGAACAAGCCAAGGAGGGAGGGCCGACCAAGGCACACAGATCGTTTCCCCGAATCGGGAAGTTCACCAAGTACACTCCACTCACTCTTCCCATTGTGGAAGTTTACCAGCAAATAGCCGAGAGAGGGATCTTGTCGAAGCCCCGACCACTCAAGGACCGAACGGGGGGGAATAAGAGCCTCTACTATGACTACCACAAGGGCTACGGACACCAAACACAAAACTGCTTTGACCTGAGGGATGCATTAGAGCAAGCAATAAGAGATGGCAAACTCTCTGAATTCTCTCATCTCATAAGGGAACTGAGGAGACAGCAACGCGACCAAGACAGCGAAGAGGCCAAGACCTGA
- the LOC130945630 gene encoding protein AGENET DOMAIN (AGD)-CONTAINING P1-like, which translates to MPPMDSRYCVNHNSPLILYLHLFDPTHIPHAHYRYKTLFRDDAVSEPLTETLFPWDIRPSPPKVYSRGEFSLDQAVDAFDNNGWWSGEITGRLGPHHYYVYFRTTNEEIAYPSNKIKVHHEWVNGDWILSQREQPQPQPLQN; encoded by the coding sequence ATGCCACCAATGGACTCACGATACTGCGTCAACCATAACTCACCACTAATTCTTTACCTTCACCTCTTTGACCCAACCCATATTCCTCACGCCCACTACCGTTACAAGACACTCTTCCGTGACGACGCCGTTTCTGAGCCGTTAACCGAAACGCTTTTTCCGTGGGACATCCGGCCTTCTCCTCCGAAGGTATATTCCCGCGGCGAGTTCTCTCTCGACCAGGCAGTTGATGCCTTCGACAACAACGGTTGGTGGTCCGGCGAGATCACTGGCAGGCTTGGACCTCACCATTACTATGTTTATTTCCGTACAACCAACGAAGAGATCGCTTATCCTTCTAATAAGATTAAGGTTCATCATGAGTGGGTTAACGGCGACTGGATTCTCTCCCAAAGAGAGCAACCACAGCCACAGCCACTGCAGAATTAG
- the LOC130965276 gene encoding M phase phosphoprotein 10 isoform X2, which translates to MADSKDAGEEALRRLIATFQPSFLAPIPALSETARAASRHLFSALRPFCPKSPLDQLLIDGFDAEQIWQQIDLQSQPLLSSLRRQVKHFAKNPEEISKLKVPLGKKVEKEQREDWVEESDGFDEELEDDEEGEGKGGEEGMDIEDEDEEQGRESDNEEESEGEDEEEKGEDGEAGDGRIEDKFLKIDELAKYLEKEEENFEKAEEDTKGKKGADDEENTEDDDDGEEEEEEEGDEDAEFGFGDEDAAGDMENARYEDFFGDKGKYSKKMKAQLHQESEDSDEEDDDMEFKKQNKGTASTHQKQLEKIHSKIEQMEKANLEPKTWTMQGEVTAAKRPKNSALEVDLDFEHNVRPAPVITEEVTASIEDMIKKRITEGNFNDVQRAPKLPSKVPREVKELDDNKSKKGLAEIYEQEYVEKEDPTSAPLSFRDEQKQQASVLFKKLGLKLDALAHFSFAPKPVIEDMSVQINVPALAMEEIAPVAVSDAAMLAPEEVFEGKGDIKEETELTKEERKRRRANKKRRFKAVKRMGKKVQEGALPNQMNG; encoded by the exons ATGGCAGACTCAAAAGACGCCGGCGAAGAAGCCCTACGGCGTCTTATAGCAACATTCCAACCTTCATTCCTTGCACCCATCCCCGCCCTCTCGGAAACTGCTCGTGCGGCGTCGCGCCACCTCTTCTCCGCCCTCAGACCTTTCTGTCCGAAATCGCCTCTCGATCAGCTCCTCATCGATGGTTTCGACGCCGAGCAGATATGGCAGCAGATCGATCTCCAATCGCAGCCTCTTCTGTCCTCCCTCCGCCGCCAGGTGAAGCACTTTGCCAAAAATCCTGAGGAGATTTCGAAGCTGAAGGTTCCTTTGGGGAAGAAAGTGGAGAAGGAGCAACGAGAGGATTGGGTGGAGGAAAGCGACGGTTTTGATGAGGAATTGGAGGATGATGAAGAAGGTGAGGGGAAGGGAGGAGAAGAGGGGATGGATATCGAGGATGAAGACGAAGAGCAGGGTCGAGAGAGTGACAATGAAGAAGAGAGCGAGGGGGaggatgaggaggagaaaggtGAAGATGGTGAAGCTGGTGATGGTAGAATTGAGGATAAGTTCTTGAAGATAGATGAATTGGCTAAGTACCtagagaaggaggaggagaatTTTGAGAAAGCCGAGGAAGACACGAAAGGTAAGAAGGGTGCTGATGATGAGGAAAACactgaagatgatgatgatggcgaggaggaggaggaggaggaaggtGATGAG GATGCTGAGTTTGGATTTGGCGACGAAGATGCAGCAGGGGACATGGAaaatgcaag GTATGAAGACTTCTTTGGAGATAAGGGAAAATActcaaaaaaaatgaaagctCAATTGCATCAGGAATCTGAAGATTCCGATGAGGAAGATGATGATATGGAATTTAAGAAACAA AATAAAGGGACTGCTTCTACTCATCAAAAGCAACTGGAGAAAATTCATTCGAAGATAGAGCAGATGGAGAAAGCTAACTTAGAGCCAAAAACCTGGACTATGCAGGGTGAG GTAACTGCTGCAAAGAGACCCAAGAATAGTGCATTGGAGGTTGATCTAGACTTTGAGCATAATGTCAGACCTGCTCCTGTAATTACTGAGGAGGTTACAGCTTCAATTGAGGATATGATCAAGAAAAGGATCACTGAG GGGAATTTTAATGATGTCCAAAGAGCTCCTAAATTGCCATCTAAAGTGCCACGGGAAGTTAAAGAATTG GATGACAATAAAAGCAAGAAGGGTCTTGCAGAAATTTATGAG CAAGAGTATGTTGAGAAGGAGGACCCCACTTCTGCACCATTGTCATTCAGAGATGAACAGAAGCAACAG GCAAGCGTATTATTCAAGAAACTTGGACTGAAATTGGACGCCCTTGCTCATTTCAGTTTTGCTCCAAAACCG GTTATAGAGGACATGtctgttcaaattaatgtgCCTGCTCTGGCAATGGAAGAA ATTGCACCTGTGGCTGTCTCAGATGCAGCTATGCTGGCTCCGGAGGAGGTGTTTGAAGGCAAAGGTGATATTAAGGAAGAAACAGAGCTTACAaaggaagagaggaagagaaggagagctaataagaaaagaagatttAAAG CAGTAAAAAGAATGGGAAAGAAAGTGCAAGAGGGTGCATTGCCTAACCAAATGAATG GCTAA
- the LOC130965276 gene encoding M phase phosphoprotein 10 isoform X1, translated as MADSKDAGEEALRRLIATFQPSFLAPIPALSETARAASRHLFSALRPFCPKSPLDQLLIDGFDAEQIWQQIDLQSQPLLSSLRRQVKHFAKNPEEISKLKVPLGKKVEKEQREDWVEESDGFDEELEDDEEGEGKGGEEGMDIEDEDEEQGRESDNEEESEGEDEEEKGEDGEAGDGRIEDKFLKIDELAKYLEKEEENFEKAEEDTKGKKGADDEENTEDDDDGEEEEEEEGDEDAEFGFGDEDAAGDMENARYEDFFGDKGKYSKKMKAQLHQESEDSDEEDDDMEFKKQNKGTASTHQKQLEKIHSKIEQMEKANLEPKTWTMQGEVTAAKRPKNSALEVDLDFEHNVRPAPVITEEVTASIEDMIKKRITEGNFNDVQRAPKLPSKVPREVKELDDNKSKKGLAEIYEQEYVEKEDPTSAPLSFRDEQKQQASVLFKKLGLKLDALAHFSFAPKPVIEDMSVQINVPALAMEEIAPVAVSDAAMLAPEEVFEGKGDIKEETELTKEERKRRRANKKRRFKAAAVKRMGKKVQEGALPNQMNG; from the exons ATGGCAGACTCAAAAGACGCCGGCGAAGAAGCCCTACGGCGTCTTATAGCAACATTCCAACCTTCATTCCTTGCACCCATCCCCGCCCTCTCGGAAACTGCTCGTGCGGCGTCGCGCCACCTCTTCTCCGCCCTCAGACCTTTCTGTCCGAAATCGCCTCTCGATCAGCTCCTCATCGATGGTTTCGACGCCGAGCAGATATGGCAGCAGATCGATCTCCAATCGCAGCCTCTTCTGTCCTCCCTCCGCCGCCAGGTGAAGCACTTTGCCAAAAATCCTGAGGAGATTTCGAAGCTGAAGGTTCCTTTGGGGAAGAAAGTGGAGAAGGAGCAACGAGAGGATTGGGTGGAGGAAAGCGACGGTTTTGATGAGGAATTGGAGGATGATGAAGAAGGTGAGGGGAAGGGAGGAGAAGAGGGGATGGATATCGAGGATGAAGACGAAGAGCAGGGTCGAGAGAGTGACAATGAAGAAGAGAGCGAGGGGGaggatgaggaggagaaaggtGAAGATGGTGAAGCTGGTGATGGTAGAATTGAGGATAAGTTCTTGAAGATAGATGAATTGGCTAAGTACCtagagaaggaggaggagaatTTTGAGAAAGCCGAGGAAGACACGAAAGGTAAGAAGGGTGCTGATGATGAGGAAAACactgaagatgatgatgatggcgaggaggaggaggaggaggaaggtGATGAG GATGCTGAGTTTGGATTTGGCGACGAAGATGCAGCAGGGGACATGGAaaatgcaag GTATGAAGACTTCTTTGGAGATAAGGGAAAATActcaaaaaaaatgaaagctCAATTGCATCAGGAATCTGAAGATTCCGATGAGGAAGATGATGATATGGAATTTAAGAAACAA AATAAAGGGACTGCTTCTACTCATCAAAAGCAACTGGAGAAAATTCATTCGAAGATAGAGCAGATGGAGAAAGCTAACTTAGAGCCAAAAACCTGGACTATGCAGGGTGAG GTAACTGCTGCAAAGAGACCCAAGAATAGTGCATTGGAGGTTGATCTAGACTTTGAGCATAATGTCAGACCTGCTCCTGTAATTACTGAGGAGGTTACAGCTTCAATTGAGGATATGATCAAGAAAAGGATCACTGAG GGGAATTTTAATGATGTCCAAAGAGCTCCTAAATTGCCATCTAAAGTGCCACGGGAAGTTAAAGAATTG GATGACAATAAAAGCAAGAAGGGTCTTGCAGAAATTTATGAG CAAGAGTATGTTGAGAAGGAGGACCCCACTTCTGCACCATTGTCATTCAGAGATGAACAGAAGCAACAG GCAAGCGTATTATTCAAGAAACTTGGACTGAAATTGGACGCCCTTGCTCATTTCAGTTTTGCTCCAAAACCG GTTATAGAGGACATGtctgttcaaattaatgtgCCTGCTCTGGCAATGGAAGAA ATTGCACCTGTGGCTGTCTCAGATGCAGCTATGCTGGCTCCGGAGGAGGTGTTTGAAGGCAAAGGTGATATTAAGGAAGAAACAGAGCTTACAaaggaagagaggaagagaaggagagctaataagaaaagaagatttAAAG CTGCAGCAGTAAAAAGAATGGGAAAGAAAGTGCAAGAGGGTGCATTGCCTAACCAAATGAATG GCTAA